A stretch of Stegostoma tigrinum isolate sSteTig4 chromosome 23, sSteTig4.hap1, whole genome shotgun sequence DNA encodes these proteins:
- the ap5z1 gene encoding AP-5 complex subunit zeta-1 yields the protein MVDAVAVMFGASAGNLLRQAREVQDEDLQKFCSRISTLLQNKEYNKEAIDSLQKLFLIVSATKYGRTLSRDVLQKLHSTLCFLKAPQPVLVLCSAILREILPSNSLTLSCDGVNDMKTVSLISSIILAQGSINGDVEAVCNRVLKLLESRQVESQGSRFLLPILSKVLDVAPTTLSEEQVNAVSKKLVDWLRYASTLQGAPTSSGGFFSPRSRQPASILEVDGAVAGDFFTLLSIGHYYTEDQWLNMHSFSMIRKWLQYFGASGVNSSDADEKSELDSSVMSMVSASSTSSRLMPPKERLREKTFEYCNRLIEQSDRKAIKKSDSELQKACLIEAVTLFDLICRQDPSFVYRAFPVVKALYGRICADSGFARVLLPVVQFYLNHSELAAVDSEAVYRHLFTKIPSELYHDSMVAFEFLQFCRKNRKTLSENVGIFPKSFPNMFKFLAWNTPSLFPEFIELLPELIRPDTSLEILHSLLDLPCLTAALEAQLRSQTSVAGEKMIADQNRKTLNSAEAFQNLHYRSMFLYILRVEAGAGDTIDRLNLLHEVLLDMAQQPRVIHCAQTVPILLQVFFNVVIQFADGPLINQLVLVILERSSLLYDIPDFKTEVQRVFSSQLLVLCKLYPPLIVEQSKELLEFCATVSNIINKETFFTHVVWAIGEYVSFTYDRCCTVEQITKFFETLEALLFEITQLRASAFVPKYSPRVITVLMTTLAKLASRSQDLIPRVSMFLSKMRPFVRSAMISSTYSEDDIQEILTRATELNNLLKAPNVAQVILGSSVDIANPRWYKDTNASLPLTLRTISKVLQREPAPGFSA from the exons AGAAGTACAAGATGAAGACCTACAGAAATTCTGCTCCCGCATTTCCACACTTCTGCAGAATAAAGAATACAATAAAGAGGCTATTGATTCCCTACAGAAACTCTTCTTGATTGTCTCAGCAACAAAGTATGGCAGAAC TCTTTCCAGGGATGTCCTACAGAAACTCCACAGCACCTTGTGTTTCCTGAAGGCGCCACAGCCAGTCCTTGTTCTATGCTCTGCCATTCTGAGAGAGATCCTGCCAAGCAATTCTTTGACTTTATCTTGTGATGGGGTGAATGATATGAAAACCGTGAGCCTAATATCAAGTATAATTCTGGCTCAG GGAAGTATAAATGGTGATGTTGAAGCTGTGTGTAATCGTGTTTTGAAACTGCTAGAATCTCGCCAAGTTGAGAGTCAAGGTTCACGGTTTCTTCTGCCTATTTTGTCCAAAGTCCTTGATGTTGCACCTACAACTCTCAGTGAAG AGCAAGTGAATGCTGTTAGTAAGAAGCTTGTTGATTGGCTGCGTTATGCAAGTACTCTACAAGGTGCCCCTACTTCTTCTGGAGGCTTCTTTAGTCCAAGATCACGACAG CCTGCTTCCATTTTAGAGGTGGATGGAGCGGTGGCAGGTGATTTCTTCACATTACTTTCTATTGGCCATTATTACACTGAGGATCAATGGCTCAACATGCACTCTTTCTCCATGATCAGAAAGTGGCTGCAATATTTTGGAGCAAGTGGAGTCAACAGCAGTGATGCAG ATGAAAAGTCAGAATTAGACAGCTCTGTAATGTCAATGGTTTCTGCTTCCTCAACATCCAGTCGTCTGATGCCCCCTAAAGAACGTCTGCGGGAGAAGACGTTTGAATATTGCAATCGGTTAATTGAACAGAGTGATAGAA AAGCTATAAAGAAGTCTGACTCTGAGCTTCAGAAAGCT TGTCTTATTGAAGCAGTGACTTTGTTCGACCTGATCTGTCGACAAGATCCTTCATTTGTATATCGAGCCTTTCCAGTGGTGAAAGCACTATATGGGAGGATCTGTGCAGACTCTGGTTTTGCCAGAGTGCTGCTTCCAGTTGTTCAGTTCTATCTAAATCACA GTGAACTGGCAGCAGTGGACTCTGAAGCTGTTTACAGACACTTATTCACCAAGATCCCTTCTGAACTATACCATGACTCAATGGTGGCCTTTGAATTTCTCcagttttgcaggaagaatagaaaaacactgagtgaaaatgttggAATTTTCCCCAAGAGCTTTCCAAATATGTTCAAG TTCCTAGCATGGAACACACCATCCTTGTTCCCCGAGTTCATTGAATTGCTGCCCGAACTGATTCGTCCAGACACGTCACTGGAGATCCTTCATTCGCTGCTTGACCTCCCTTGCCTGACTGCAGCACTTGAAGCCCAACTCAG GTCACAGACCTCTGTTGCAGGTGAGAAGATGATCGCAGATCAGAACAGAAAGACCCTGAACTCTGCAGAAGCCTTCCAGAACCTGCATTACCGAAGCATGTTTTTGTATATTCTCCGGGTCGAGGCGGGAGCTGGGGATACGATTGACAG GCTAAACCTACTTCATGAGGTGCTTTTGGACATGGCTCAGCAGCCTAGAGTCATACACTGTGCTCAGACTGTCCCCATTCTGTTGCAGGTTTTCTTCAATGTTGTCATCCAG TTTGCAGATGGTCCACTGATTAACCAGCTGGTTCTGGTTATCCTGGAGCGTAGCAGTCTCCTGTATGACATCCCTGACTTCAAAACTGAAGTTCAACG AGTATTCAGTTCCCAGCTGTTGGTGTTATGTAAACTATACCCACCTCTAATAGTAGAACAGTCCAAAGAGCTGCTGGAATTTTGTGCAACAGTCAGCAACATCATCAATAAGGAGACCTTCTTCACTCatgtg GTTTGGGCAATCGGGGAGTACGTGTCTTTTACGTATGACAGATGCTGCACAGTGGAACAAATCACCAAGTTCTTTGAAACTCTTGAAGCATTACTTTTTGAGATCACACAGCTGCGAGCTTCTGCCTTTGTCCCCAAGTACTCACCGCGGGTTATCACTGTTCTCATGACTACACTGGCAAAATTAGCATCTCGGAGCCAGGACCTGATTCCAAG GGTCTCTATGTTCCTGTCCAAGATGAGGCCATTTGTTCGTAGTGCTATGATTTCCTCCACATACAGTGAGGATGATATTCAAGAAATCCTGACCCGTGCCACTGAACTCAATAATCTGTTAAAGGCTCCAAATGTAGCTCAGGTTATACTGGGATCCTCTGTGGACATTGCCAATCCAAGGTGGTACAAGGATACCAATGCTTCACTGCCACTCACCCTGAGGACTATCAGCAAAGTGCTACAGAGAGAGCCAGCACCAGGATTCTCTGCGTAG